From Xylanibacter oryzae DSM 17970, a single genomic window includes:
- the rpmI gene encoding 50S ribosomal protein L35, with amino-acid sequence MPKTKTNSGAKKRFSFTGTGKIKRHHAFHSHILTKKTKKQKRNLVHQTIVDQTNMKQVRDLLCLR; translated from the coding sequence ATGCCAAAAACAAAGACAAATTCTGGTGCGAAGAAGAGATTCTCATTCACTGGAACAGGTAAGATTAAAAGACATCATGCTTTTCATAGTCATATTTTGACTAAGAAGACAAAGAAGCAAAAACGTAATCTGGTTCATCAGACAATTGTAGACCAGACAAACATGAAGCAGGTTCGTGACTTGCTATGCTTACGTTAA
- the thrS gene encoding threonine--tRNA ligase, whose amino-acid sequence MIKITFPDKSVREYEQGVTGLQIAESISPALARDVLACGVNGETVELNRPINENSTIELYKWDDEQGKHAFWHTSAHLLAEALSELYPGIQFGFGPAIENGFFYDVLLKDGEVIKEGDFSKIEDKMKELASKKEPVIRKDISKTEALKEFNADGQTYKCEHIEQDLADGTITTYTQGSFTDLCKGPHLLNTGAIKAVKLTSVAGAFWRGDANREQMQRLYGVSFPKKKMLDEYLLMLEEAKKRDHRKIGKEMELFMFSERVGKGLPIWLPKGTELRLRMQDMLRKIQKRYGYQEVITPHIGSKNLYVTSGHYAHYGKDSFQPIHTPEEGEEYMLKPMNCPHHCEVFAWKPRSYKDLPLRIAEFGTVYRYEQSGELHGLTRVRSFTQDDAHIFCRPDQVKDEFLRVMDIIQSVFSIFHFDNFEAQISLRDPNDHDKYIGSDEIWKESEQAIIEACDEKGLKAKVEYGEAAFYGPKLDFMVKDAIGRRWQLGTIQVDYNLPQRFKLEYTDEDNTKKTPVMIHRAPFGSLERFTAVLIEHTAGHFPLWLTPDQVAILPISEKFNEYARTLAKYFDLVGVRATIDDRNEKIGRKIRDNELKRIPYMVVVGEKEQADGTVAVRKQGQGDQGTMKKEDFAKKINDEVAEMTKNV is encoded by the coding sequence ATGATAAAGATCACATTTCCTGATAAATCTGTTCGTGAATATGAACAAGGTGTAACAGGACTACAGATTGCAGAAAGTATATCACCAGCTTTGGCACGCGATGTTTTGGCGTGTGGCGTAAATGGTGAAACAGTTGAATTGAACCGTCCTATTAATGAAAATTCAACAATTGAACTTTACAAATGGGATGATGAACAAGGCAAACATGCCTTTTGGCATACATCTGCACATCTTTTGGCGGAAGCTCTATCCGAACTCTATCCAGGTATTCAATTTGGTTTTGGTCCGGCAATTGAAAATGGCTTCTTCTATGATGTATTATTGAAAGATGGAGAGGTTATAAAAGAAGGCGATTTTTCTAAAATTGAAGATAAAATGAAAGAATTGGCTTCAAAGAAAGAGCCAGTTATACGTAAAGATATTTCTAAGACTGAGGCTTTAAAAGAATTTAATGCTGATGGTCAGACATATAAATGTGAACACATTGAGCAAGATCTTGCAGACGGAACAATAACTACTTATACGCAAGGATCATTTACAGATCTTTGCAAAGGTCCTCATCTTCTAAATACAGGTGCAATAAAGGCTGTTAAGTTGACTAGTGTTGCAGGAGCTTTCTGGCGTGGTGATGCTAATCGTGAACAGATGCAACGTCTTTATGGCGTATCATTTCCTAAGAAAAAGATGTTAGATGAGTATTTGCTGATGCTTGAAGAGGCAAAAAAGCGTGATCATCGTAAAATAGGCAAGGAAATGGAACTTTTTATGTTCTCAGAACGTGTCGGAAAGGGACTACCTATATGGTTGCCAAAAGGAACAGAATTACGCCTTCGTATGCAAGATATGTTACGTAAGATACAGAAACGCTATGGATATCAAGAGGTTATCACTCCGCATATTGGTAGTAAAAACTTATATGTAACAAGTGGTCATTATGCACACTATGGTAAGGATTCTTTCCAGCCAATACATACGCCAGAAGAGGGTGAAGAATATATGCTAAAACCAATGAATTGCCCTCATCACTGTGAAGTATTTGCATGGAAACCACGTTCTTATAAAGATCTTCCTTTGCGCATTGCAGAGTTTGGTACGGTATATCGTTACGAACAAAGTGGCGAATTACATGGTTTAACCCGCGTGCGTTCTTTTACACAAGATGATGCACATATATTCTGTCGTCCAGATCAAGTTAAGGATGAATTCCTTAGAGTTATGGATATCATACAATCAGTATTTTCGATATTCCATTTCGATAATTTTGAAGCTCAGATATCATTACGTGATCCTAATGATCATGATAAGTATATTGGAAGCGATGAAATATGGAAAGAATCAGAACAGGCTATTATAGAAGCATGTGATGAAAAAGGCCTTAAGGCTAAAGTTGAATATGGTGAAGCTGCATTTTATGGCCCTAAATTAGACTTTATGGTTAAAGATGCGATTGGACGTCGTTGGCAGTTAGGTACAATTCAAGTAGACTATAACTTGCCTCAGCGCTTTAAGTTGGAATATACAGATGAAGATAACACAAAGAAGACTCCTGTTATGATTCATCGTGCACCATTTGGCTCACTAGAGAGATTTACTGCCGTGCTTATTGAACATACTGCAGGCCATTTCCCATTATGGCTTACTCCTGATCAGGTAGCTATATTACCTATAAGTGAAAAATTTAATGAATATGCTAGGACTTTGGCTAAATATTTTGATTTGGTAGGTGTACGTGCCACAATTGATGACCGCAACGAAAAAATAGGACGTAAAATACGTGATAACGAGTTAAAACGTATTCCTTATATGGTTGTTGTTGGTGAAAAAGAACAGGCTGATGGTACTGTCGCTGTAAGAAAACAAGGCCAGGGAGATCAAGGAACAATGAAAAAAGAAGATTTTGCAAAGAAAATCAATGATGAAGTTGCAGAAATGACAAAAAATGTTTAA
- the uvrA gene encoding excinuclease ABC subunit UvrA, with product MNCEDGKINVFGARVHNLKNVDVEIPRNSLTVITGLSGSGKSSLAFDTIYAEGQRRYIETFSAYARNFLGGMERPDVDKITGLSPVISIEQKTTNKNPRSTVGTTTEIYDYLRLLYARAGTAYSYATGEKMVKYTEEKLIDMIMHDYDEHKILILAPLIRSRKGHYRELFESMRRKGYLNMRVDGKLQEITRGMKVDRYKNHDIEVVIDKLTVKNKDNERLKKSVNIALRQGDGLLIILDKDSGNQKYYSRRLMCPTTGMSYSDPAPNNFSFNSPQGACSRCKGLGYINEIDLNKVIPNKKVNIHDGAIVPLGKYKNQMIFWQINSILEKYGCDLKTPVKDIPDDALNEILYGTIEDVRIKAELVHTSSDYFVAFDGVVKYLRTVMDNDDSASGQKWADQFLATCKCPECHGHRLNKEALSYKIWDKNISELAEMDISELHDWANQVEEHLDPQQKKIATEILKEIRNRLVFLLDVGLDYLALNRQSSTLSGGESQRIRLATQIGSQLVNVLYILDEPSIGLHQRDNERLINSLKELRDIGNTVIVVEHDKDMMLNADYIIDMGPKAGKLGGEVVYQGTPTEMLKENTVTSQYLNGKRKIEIPQKRRKGNGKSLWIKGACGNNLKNIDVEFPLGKLILVTGVSGSGKSTLINETLQPILSHHFYRALKKPMQYTSIEGIENIDKVVNVDQSPLGRTPRSNPATYTSVFSDIRSLFVNLPEAKIRGYKPGRFSFNVKGGRCEACSGNGYKTIEMNFLPDVMVPCEVCHGKRYNRETLEVRYKGKSIADVLDMTINQAVEFFENVPNILQKIKTIQDVGLGYIRLGQPSTTLSGGESQRVKLATELSKRDTGKTMYILDEPTTGLHFEDIRILMDVLNKLVDRGNTVVVIEHNLDVIKMADYIIDIGPEGGRNGGKVLSIGTPEEVAKSKKGFTPKFLAEELK from the coding sequence ATGAATTGCGAAGACGGAAAAATTAATGTTTTTGGGGCCAGAGTTCACAATCTAAAAAATGTAGATGTAGAAATACCTAGAAATAGTTTGACAGTAATAACAGGACTTAGTGGTTCTGGAAAATCATCGTTGGCTTTTGATACAATTTATGCAGAAGGCCAAAGAAGATATATTGAAACATTTTCTGCGTATGCACGAAATTTTTTAGGTGGAATGGAGCGCCCTGACGTAGATAAAATTACGGGACTTAGCCCTGTAATAAGTATAGAACAAAAAACAACAAACAAGAACCCTCGTTCGACAGTAGGTACTACTACTGAAATTTATGATTATCTGCGTTTGTTATATGCTCGTGCTGGTACTGCCTATAGTTATGCGACAGGTGAGAAAATGGTTAAGTATACAGAGGAGAAGCTAATTGATATGATAATGCATGACTATGATGAACATAAAATATTAATTTTAGCACCGCTTATAAGAAGCAGGAAAGGCCATTATAGGGAGTTATTTGAAAGTATGCGCCGTAAAGGATACCTTAATATGCGAGTTGACGGCAAATTGCAGGAAATAACACGTGGCATGAAGGTGGACAGGTATAAGAATCACGATATAGAGGTTGTTATAGATAAACTAACTGTAAAAAACAAGGATAACGAGCGACTTAAAAAGAGTGTAAATATAGCACTGAGACAAGGAGACGGTCTACTTATTATTTTAGATAAGGACTCAGGTAATCAGAAATATTACAGCAGGAGACTTATGTGTCCAACTACTGGAATGTCCTATAGTGATCCTGCCCCCAATAATTTTTCATTTAATTCGCCACAAGGTGCATGTTCTAGGTGTAAAGGTCTTGGATACATAAATGAAATTGATTTAAATAAGGTAATTCCTAATAAAAAGGTAAATATCCACGATGGTGCCATAGTACCACTTGGAAAATACAAAAATCAGATGATTTTCTGGCAAATTAATTCAATTCTCGAGAAATATGGATGCGATCTTAAAACGCCAGTGAAAGACATACCTGATGATGCCTTAAATGAAATACTTTACGGTACAATTGAAGATGTGCGTATAAAAGCAGAACTCGTTCATACATCAAGCGACTACTTCGTAGCATTTGATGGCGTTGTGAAGTATCTTCGCACAGTAATGGATAATGACGATAGTGCAAGCGGACAAAAATGGGCAGATCAGTTCTTGGCGACCTGCAAATGCCCGGAATGTCATGGCCATCGTTTAAATAAAGAAGCTCTTTCTTATAAAATATGGGATAAAAACATATCTGAACTAGCTGAAATGGATATATCAGAGTTGCATGATTGGGCAAATCAAGTAGAAGAGCATCTTGATCCGCAACAGAAAAAGATTGCTACAGAGATTCTCAAAGAAATTCGCAACCGCTTAGTTTTTTTACTAGATGTTGGATTGGATTATCTTGCACTTAACCGGCAATCATCTACCCTATCAGGTGGAGAAAGTCAGCGTATAAGGCTGGCAACTCAGATTGGTTCGCAACTTGTTAATGTATTGTACATTCTAGATGAGCCAAGCATTGGACTACACCAACGAGATAACGAGCGACTCATCAACTCGCTTAAGGAACTTCGTGACATTGGCAATACAGTGATTGTTGTTGAACATGACAAAGATATGATGCTAAACGCTGACTATATAATTGATATGGGACCTAAAGCAGGTAAATTAGGTGGTGAAGTTGTATACCAGGGAACACCAACGGAGATGCTTAAGGAGAACACTGTAACAAGTCAATATCTTAATGGTAAAAGAAAAATAGAAATACCACAAAAAAGAAGAAAAGGGAATGGCAAGAGTCTTTGGATAAAGGGAGCATGTGGAAACAACTTGAAGAATATTGATGTGGAATTCCCTCTTGGTAAATTGATTTTAGTAACAGGTGTCAGTGGTTCAGGTAAGTCAACACTTATAAACGAAACTCTACAGCCTATACTCAGCCACCATTTCTATCGTGCTCTAAAAAAGCCAATGCAATATACTTCTATCGAGGGTATAGAAAATATAGACAAAGTTGTGAATGTAGACCAGAGTCCTCTTGGACGTACTCCAAGAAGCAACCCAGCTACATACACTAGTGTATTCAGTGATATACGTTCGCTATTCGTTAATCTTCCAGAAGCTAAAATACGTGGGTATAAACCAGGTAGATTCTCTTTTAATGTAAAAGGTGGACGATGTGAAGCCTGTTCTGGCAACGGTTATAAAACTATAGAAATGAATTTTTTGCCTGATGTAATGGTTCCTTGTGAAGTATGCCATGGTAAAAGATATAATCGGGAAACACTTGAAGTCAGATACAAGGGAAAAAGCATTGCGGATGTCCTTGACATGACAATTAATCAAGCTGTTGAATTCTTCGAAAATGTTCCAAACATCCTACAAAAAATTAAAACAATACAGGATGTTGGTCTTGGATACATAAGACTAGGACAACCGTCTACAACCCTTAGTGGCGGTGAAAGCCAACGTGTTAAATTGGCTACGGAACTTAGTAAACGTGATACTGGTAAAACAATGTATATACTTGATGAACCGACAACAGGATTGCATTTTGAGGATATAAGAATTCTTATGGATGTTCTTAATAAACTTGTAGATAGAGGAAATACCGTTGTGGTAATTGAACATAATCTCGACGTTATAAAAATGGCAGACTACATTATTGATATTGGCCCTGAAGGTGGACGCAATGGTGGAAAAGTGTTAAGTATAGGAACACCAGAAGAAGTTGCAAAAAGCAAAAAAGGATTTACTCCAAAATTCCTTGCTGAAGAACTGAAATAA
- the infC gene encoding translation initiation factor IF-3: MKNDNLKNQYRVNEQIRVREVRIPGEGGSIVVPTRQALDMAREQGVDLVEISPNAQPPVCRLIDYSKFLYQQKKRAKELKSKQIKVEVKEIRFGPQTGENDYAFKLKHAQEFLEEGNKVRAYVFFRGRSILFKEQGEVLLLRFANDLEELGKVEQMPALEGKKMFITLTPKKTGTIKKSQQKVDREKKEAESKVNTNSSEVNVDLEILPKSGGLFDNAKNGGDALKKLNLD; encoded by the coding sequence ATGAAGAATGACAATTTAAAGAATCAGTACCGTGTGAATGAACAAATTCGCGTACGGGAAGTCCGTATTCCTGGTGAAGGCGGATCAATAGTAGTACCTACACGTCAAGCGTTGGACATGGCACGTGAACAAGGAGTTGATCTCGTTGAGATATCTCCGAATGCACAACCGCCAGTATGTCGTCTCATAGACTATTCTAAGTTCCTTTATCAACAGAAAAAACGAGCAAAGGAGTTGAAGTCCAAGCAGATTAAGGTTGAAGTGAAAGAAATTCGTTTTGGCCCGCAGACAGGTGAAAATGATTATGCGTTCAAATTGAAACATGCTCAAGAATTTTTGGAAGAAGGAAATAAAGTTAGAGCTTATGTGTTCTTTAGAGGACGTTCAATTCTATTCAAAGAACAGGGAGAAGTTTTGTTACTTCGCTTTGCAAATGATTTGGAAGAGCTTGGAAAAGTTGAACAGATGCCTGCATTGGAAGGGAAAAAAATGTTTATAACGCTTACTCCGAAAAAAACAGGCACGATAAAGAAAAGCCAGCAAAAAGTAGATAGAGAGAAAAAAGAGGCAGAGTCTAAAGTGAACACCAATTCATCGGAAGTAAATGTTGATTTGGAGATCCTTCCTAAAAGTGGTGGACTTTTTGATAATGCGAAGAATGGTGGTGATGCTTTAAAAAAGCTAAATTTAGATTGA
- a CDS encoding Tex family protein, producing MNNIFTKRIAFELKISEHGVSNTLQLLEEGCTIPFISRYRKERTGSLDEVQVSQISNLNNKFKDIAKRKETIIRTINESLKMTPELEKRINECWDVTELEDIYLPYKPKRRTKAQIAHEQGLEPLATIIMMQREKDPSTIAQKYVKGDVKDVEMALKGANDIIAENISENEIARQQVRNTFSREAFISSKAIKTKMESNEAQKFSDYFDFSEPLKRCSSHRLLAMRRGEKEGFLRVSISVNDEECIDKLKRHFVYNNGKCGILVSEAINDSYKRLLRPTIETEFATASKEKADNDAIGVFVDNLRQLLLSPPLGQKRVMGIDPGFRTGCKIVCLDAQGNLLHHEAVYPHPPKNDIKLASKQIEQMLDKYEIDAIAIGNGTASRDTKEFIETLHTTKKIDAFVVSEDGASIYSASKTARDEFPNEDITVRGAVSIGRRLMDPLAELVKIDPKSIGIGQYQHDVDQIKLKESLDQTVVSCVNSVGVNLNTASSHLLMYVSGLGQTLAKNIVDYRKKNGAFTSREQLKKVSRLGPSAYQQCAGFLRINNAANPLDNSGVHPESYKIVECMAKDCDCTLSDLIKDKSKRSQININKYINKEIGIPTLTDILNELEKPGRDPREQIETFDFDKNIKDISDLNIGIELPGIITNITKFGAFVDIGVHQDGLVHISQLANKYVSDPTQVVKLHQHVKVKVLEIDRIRNRISLTMKDLN from the coding sequence ATGAATAACATATTTACAAAAAGAATAGCTTTTGAGCTGAAAATATCTGAACATGGTGTTAGCAATACATTACAACTCCTTGAAGAAGGATGTACTATCCCTTTTATAAGTAGATATCGAAAAGAAAGAACTGGCTCTCTTGATGAAGTTCAAGTATCTCAAATAAGCAATTTGAATAATAAATTCAAAGATATTGCGAAAAGAAAAGAGACTATTATAAGAACTATTAATGAGTCTTTAAAAATGACTCCAGAACTAGAGAAACGTATTAATGAATGTTGGGATGTTACAGAACTAGAAGATATATACTTACCGTATAAACCGAAGCGTAGGACCAAAGCACAAATAGCTCATGAACAAGGACTTGAACCCCTAGCAACAATCATAATGATGCAGAGAGAAAAAGATCCTTCAACAATCGCACAAAAATATGTAAAAGGCGATGTAAAAGATGTCGAAATGGCCTTAAAAGGAGCCAATGATATCATTGCTGAAAACATTAGCGAAAACGAAATAGCAAGACAGCAAGTTCGAAACACTTTTAGTAGAGAAGCTTTTATTTCTTCCAAGGCTATTAAAACAAAGATGGAATCTAATGAAGCCCAGAAATTTTCTGATTATTTTGATTTTTCAGAACCCCTAAAAAGGTGTTCTTCACATCGACTTCTAGCAATGCGACGTGGTGAAAAAGAAGGATTCCTACGTGTTAGCATTTCTGTTAACGATGAAGAATGCATTGATAAACTAAAACGACATTTTGTATATAATAATGGAAAATGCGGCATCCTTGTATCTGAAGCTATTAATGACTCATACAAACGTCTTTTGAGACCAACTATTGAAACAGAATTTGCTACTGCTAGTAAAGAAAAAGCTGATAATGATGCTATTGGTGTATTTGTTGATAATCTACGCCAATTGCTATTATCGCCACCATTGGGTCAAAAACGTGTTATGGGTATAGATCCAGGATTTAGAACAGGATGCAAAATAGTGTGCCTTGACGCTCAAGGAAATTTACTACATCACGAAGCGGTATACCCACATCCTCCTAAGAATGACATTAAACTTGCATCTAAACAAATAGAACAGATGCTCGATAAATACGAAATAGATGCAATTGCTATAGGCAATGGAACTGCGAGTCGAGATACAAAGGAATTCATAGAAACTTTACATACGACAAAGAAAATTGACGCTTTTGTCGTTAGTGAAGATGGTGCATCAATTTATTCCGCATCTAAGACAGCACGGGATGAATTTCCAAATGAAGATATTACTGTAAGAGGAGCTGTAAGCATTGGAAGAAGACTGATGGACCCACTTGCCGAACTAGTCAAAATTGATCCTAAAAGTATTGGTATTGGACAATACCAGCATGACGTAGATCAAATAAAACTTAAAGAAAGTCTAGACCAGACTGTTGTAAGTTGTGTTAACTCTGTTGGTGTAAACTTAAATACAGCCAGTTCGCACTTATTAATGTATGTCAGCGGGTTAGGTCAAACACTAGCTAAAAATATTGTTGACTATAGAAAGAAAAATGGAGCATTTACAAGCCGTGAACAACTTAAGAAAGTTTCACGTCTTGGTCCTTCTGCGTATCAGCAATGTGCAGGTTTTTTACGCATAAATAATGCAGCAAACCCTCTTGACAATAGTGGAGTGCATCCTGAGAGCTACAAGATCGTAGAATGCATGGCAAAAGATTGCGATTGTACTCTATCTGATCTCATTAAAGATAAATCAAAACGCTCACAAATTAATATTAACAAGTATATTAATAAAGAGATAGGAATACCAACGCTCACAGACATATTAAATGAGCTTGAAAAACCTGGGCGAGATCCACGAGAACAAATAGAAACGTTTGATTTTGACAAGAACATAAAAGATATTAGCGATCTTAATATAGGTATTGAATTACCTGGTATCATCACAAATATAACTAAATTTGGAGCATTTGTAGATATAGGTGTTCATCAAGATGGCTTAGTCCATATTTCACAACTTGCAAATAAATATGTTTCAGACCCAACACAGGTTGTTAAACTACACCAACATGTGAAAGTTAAAGTATTAGAAATAGACAGAATACGCAACAGAATATCACTAACAATGAAAGACTTAAACTAA
- a CDS encoding tetratricopeptide repeat protein — MSKKINLILFALLPLVAMAQFNTDRLIMTGRSALYYEDYVLSIQYFNQAISAKPYLYEPWYYRGVAKFYLDDFVGSESDCSEAIERNPYVNGIFELRALCRIHTHDYTGAIDDYKRSIKNDPDNQGLWYNRVLCRIQQKDYKNAQLDLDTIIGHWSNYAKAYSIRADVYIAKKDTAEAIKSLDKSLELDAYDGEVWMQRAMISLARNKWKEADGFLSSAIHLKPKIVNNYINRALARYKINNLRGAMSDYDTALDFDPNNFLAHYNRGLLRTQVGDDNRAIYDFNFVLKLEPDNLMALFNRALLLDKTGDLKGAIRDYSSVIKTFPNFWTGLQNRASCYRRLGYTKQAELDEFKIFKAQLNKMYGIQRRWSKSEIRKKSDQNLDKYSMLVVADEDNVEHEYSSEYRGRIQDKKVEIDYQPLYQLSYLKYNNGVKSYEAYDKNLESLNISFKPIKEICITCNPKTLDESESNKYFALIDTLSKRMTTTKTMVAESGLLMQRAVAYSVIQNFEDAVADLNAYIQVDSTSSLAYWQRAVCQSMMNEFRASQGLGAQMKVMSIISDFDKAISLNKQCAYLYYNRANIYAQCKEYGKAIEDYNTALKLDKNFPEAYYNRGLVEIFNNNQKSGIQDLSKAGELGIYTAYSIIKKYRK, encoded by the coding sequence ATGAGTAAAAAGATTAATTTAATTTTGTTCGCTTTGCTTCCGTTAGTAGCTATGGCGCAATTTAATACAGATAGGCTTATAATGACTGGCCGCAGTGCTTTGTATTATGAGGATTATGTTCTTTCTATTCAATATTTCAATCAGGCAATATCAGCAAAGCCATATTTGTACGAACCATGGTACTACAGAGGAGTTGCCAAATTTTACTTAGATGATTTTGTCGGTTCTGAGAGCGATTGTTCTGAAGCTATAGAACGTAATCCTTACGTTAATGGGATATTCGAACTTCGTGCATTATGCAGGATACATACACATGATTATACAGGAGCAATAGACGATTATAAAAGGTCTATAAAAAACGACCCAGATAATCAAGGTTTATGGTATAATCGTGTGCTTTGTAGAATACAGCAAAAAGACTATAAAAATGCTCAATTGGATCTTGATACTATTATTGGGCATTGGAGCAATTATGCTAAGGCATATTCTATTAGAGCTGATGTTTATATCGCAAAAAAAGATACAGCGGAGGCTATAAAATCTTTGGATAAAAGTTTGGAGTTGGATGCTTATGATGGCGAAGTATGGATGCAGAGAGCTATGATAAGTTTGGCTCGTAACAAATGGAAAGAGGCTGACGGATTTCTAAGTAGTGCTATCCATTTGAAACCAAAAATAGTCAACAATTACATCAATAGAGCTTTGGCTAGATATAAAATTAATAATTTACGTGGAGCGATGTCTGATTATGATACAGCATTAGACTTTGATCCAAACAATTTTCTAGCGCATTATAATAGAGGACTACTTCGTACTCAAGTCGGTGATGATAACAGAGCTATTTATGATTTTAATTTTGTACTTAAATTAGAGCCTGATAATTTGATGGCCTTATTCAATCGAGCTCTTTTGTTGGATAAAACGGGTGATTTAAAAGGAGCAATACGAGATTATTCATCGGTAATTAAAACTTTTCCTAATTTTTGGACTGGACTGCAGAACAGAGCCAGTTGTTATCGTAGATTAGGTTATACAAAACAGGCTGAACTGGATGAATTCAAAATATTTAAGGCTCAATTAAATAAAATGTATGGTATACAGCGGCGATGGAGCAAAAGTGAAATCAGAAAGAAAAGTGACCAAAATCTTGATAAGTACAGTATGCTTGTTGTTGCTGATGAAGACAATGTTGAACATGAGTATTCAAGTGAATACAGAGGTCGCATTCAAGATAAAAAAGTAGAAATAGATTACCAACCATTATATCAACTGTCTTATCTTAAATACAATAATGGAGTGAAATCTTACGAAGCTTACGATAAGAATCTTGAGTCCTTAAATATATCGTTTAAGCCCATTAAAGAGATATGTATTACTTGTAATCCAAAAACTCTTGATGAGAGTGAATCAAATAAATATTTTGCTCTTATAGATACTCTATCCAAACGGATGACAACAACAAAAACGATGGTAGCCGAATCTGGACTTTTGATGCAGAGAGCAGTTGCATATAGTGTTATACAAAATTTTGAAGATGCTGTAGCAGATCTCAATGCCTATATACAAGTAGATTCTACCTCTTCATTGGCATATTGGCAGAGAGCCGTGTGCCAGTCTATGATGAATGAATTCAGAGCATCACAGGGATTAGGTGCTCAAATGAAAGTTATGAGCATTATTTCAGATTTTGATAAAGCGATAAGCCTCAACAAACAGTGTGCTTATCTTTATTATAACCGTGCAAATATATATGCGCAGTGTAAAGAATATGGGAAAGCTATTGAAGATTATAACACAGCATTAAAGTTAGATAAAAATTTCCCTGAAGCTTATTACAACAGAGGACTTGTTGAGATTTTTAATAATAATCAGAAAAGTGGAATACAGGATTTAAGTAAGGCTGGAGAATTAGGCATTTATACAGCATACAGTATTATAAAAAAGTATCGCAAATAG
- the rplT gene encoding 50S ribosomal protein L20: MPRSVNHVASRAKRKEILKLTRGYYGARKNVWTVAKNTWEKGLTYAYRDRRNKKRNFRALWIQRINAAARLEDMSYSTLMGALHKAGIEINRKVLADLAVNNPEAFKAIVEKVK, from the coding sequence ATGCCAAGATCAGTAAATCACGTTGCTTCAAGAGCAAAAAGAAAAGAAATTTTAAAGCTCACTCGTGGATATTATGGAGCAAGAAAAAATGTTTGGACGGTAGCAAAGAACACCTGGGAGAAGGGTTTGACATATGCTTACCGTGATCGTAGAAATAAAAAACGAAATTTCCGCGCATTGTGGATTCAGCGTATTAATGCAGCAGCTCGTCTTGAGGATATGAGCTATTCTACTCTAATGGGTGCCCTTCATAAGGCAGGCATAGAGATAAATCGCAAGGTTCTTGCAGATTTAGCTGTAAATAACCCTGAAGCTTTCAAAGCAATTGTTGAGAAAGTTAAGTAA